In the genome of Augochlora pura isolate Apur16 chromosome 8, APUR_v2.2.1, whole genome shotgun sequence, one region contains:
- the Ppv gene encoding protein phosphatase V, which yields MSDIDKWIEIAKECKYLPENDLKKLCDIVCDLLVEESNIQPVSTPVTVCGDIHGQFYDLEELFRNGGAVPDTNYIFMGDFVDRGYYSLETFTRLLTLKAKWSDRITLLRGNHESRQITHVYGFYDECQNKYGNANAWKHCCRVFDLLTVAALIDEQVLCVHGGLSPLITTLDQIRTIERNQEIPHKGAFCDLVWSDPEDVETWTISPRGAGWLFGSKVTYKFMEINDLRLICRAHQLVHEGFRYMFNDKLVTVWSAPNYCYRCGNIASILQFTSVDSRNPVLFEAVPDSERVIPPIIPTPYFL from the exons ATGTCAGACATCGATAAATGGATAGAAATTGCAAAAGAGTGCAAATACCTTCCGGAAAATGATCTTAAG aaaCTTTGTGACATAGTATGTGACTTATTAGTAGAAGAATCTAATATTCAACCAGTGTCCACTCCGGTTACCGTATGCGGAGATATTCATGGCCAG ttttatgatttagaagaattatttcgaaatggAGGTGCTGTGCCtgatacaaattatatattcatggGAGATTTTGTAGATAGAGGGTATTATAGTTTAGAAACATTTACCCGCCTACTCACACTTAAAGCTAAATGGTCTGATAGAATAACATTGCTTCGAGGAAATCACGAATCCAGGCAAATTACTCATGTTTATGGTTTTTATG ACGAGTGTCAGAACAAATATGGCAATGCTAATGCTTGGAAACACTGCTGTAGGGTTTTCGACTTGCTCACAGTTGCTGCC ttAATTGATGAACAAGTACTATGTGTACATGGTGGATTATCTCCGCTTATTACAACATTAGATCAAATTAGAACGATTGAGAGGAATCAAGAGATTCCGCATAAAG GTGCTTTTTGTGATTTGGTTTGGTCCGACCCAGAAGATGTAGAAACGTGGACCATTAGTCCACGTGGAGCTGGTTGGTTATTTGGCAGTAAAGTAACATACAAATTTATGGAAATCAACGACCTTAGACTCATTTGTAGAGCTCATCAATTGGTTCACGAAG gaTTTAGATATATGTTTAACGATAAACTTGTAACAGTATGGTCAGCTccaaattattgttatcgttGTGGTAACATAGCTAGTATTTTACAGTTTACAAGTGTTGATTCAAGAAACCCAGTGCTATTCGAAGCAGTGCCTGATTCTGAAAGAGTAATTCCACCAATAATCCCTACACCATATTTTTTGTGA